One Thermoanaerobacter pseudethanolicus ATCC 33223 genomic window, CGCCAACTCCATATTTTGTTATAACTTTTAATTTTTTTGCATTTCTCAACACATTGCTTGTTATCTTATCTAAACCAACAATTATACCATCCACATCCTTAATGAGATCAATCAATTGTGATTCTTCATATGGTTGTCCGGATTCATTTTTTATAATTTCATAATCATACTTTTTTAGCATCTCAAATGGGAGATTACTACTTTTCCCAAAAGATCTTGGCGTAATCAATATTTTTTTCCTCATTCTTATTAAACCTCCCTTTATTTTTAAAGAAAGAAACCTATTTATGTGTTCTATGAATTTTATTTTTAATGACCTTGGTTTAACATTTTGTTCATGTCTATAATAGTAAAATGTAGTGTTTATTTATTTTAAACCAAATAACTTTAGGGCATCCTCTAAATCAACTCTTTTACTATCTGGAACTGTTTGAAAAAAGACTTCCACGCCAAAATTATCCGCAAGTTCCACAAGTATTTCTAACTCTTCTTTTTTCAAGCTAACACTGGGTATTATAAATTTCCTATCTTGGCTTTTAGCAATACCTCCTATATTCAATTTTTTTATTGGCAAGCCATTGGCAATTGTTTCTTTAACCGAAATTATATCCTTATAAAGTAAAATTACTCTAAATCCGTTAAACTTATCTTTTTTCCATAATGTTATCGTTTCTTCTGTACTAAGTATTTTCAGTGCTACATGAGCTGCTGAGGCAGACATCATATAAACTTGTTTCATAAACTCATCATTCGCAAGGGAATTATCAATTATAAAAATAGAATTACAATTATATCCTTTTACCCATTTGGTCATTACTTGACCATGAATTAATCTGTCATCTACTCTAGCAAACACTATTTCTCCCATTTTAATCACTCACCTTTCTTTTTTATCTCAAAATTCCTTGCAGAACCCAAAGATACATGAATTTTAAGGGTTCTGCAAGGATCAATAACATATATTTAAATTTAAAATCTTTATATTTTTAAAGTATACCTATTACTCCTAACACTCCAAAAATAACTACTAACCATAAAAGTGCTTGTATTATTTTCAAGCCTTTTTTGGAAAAATATAAATAAACTAATAACACAGTAAGTAAAGGCAATAACCCAGGTAGAATTTTGTCCAATATATCTTGCAACACAAACTCTTTCCCTGAAAGGCTCCATTTTAGAGGAGTACTAACTGATACATATAAAGCTGCTAAAATCCCCATCATAAATGTGCCTAAAATTGATAATCCATCAATTATACTCCTTATTCCCTTGCCACTAACTATTTCAATGGCTGCAGCTCGTCCTAACCGATACCCTAGCTGAGTAAAGTAAAATCCATAAGTAAAAGTTAAAGCCACAAATGCAATCCACGGAATTAATGCACCTAAAGCACTACCTGCTTTCGCCCAAGGAAGGAACATACCTATTAAAATATATTGAACTGTACCAGAATCTATAGCATCTCCTATACCTGCAAGTGGTCCCATTAAACCAACTTTAGTGCTATTAATTACATCCGGAGTAACAACATCCTCTCCTTTATTCTCCTCCAATGCTCTAGCCCTCGCCTCTTCTAGAGAAGCTGTAATTCCAAGTATCGTCCCACCGCCCCAAATTGCTTGAGTATTATAAAACACGAGATGTCTTTTATATGCTTCTTTTAAATCTTCACTCTTTTTATACAGTTTTCTCAAAATAGGCATCAACCCCCAAAGAAGAGAAGGGGCTATCATTCTGTCATA contains:
- a CDS encoding PTS system mannose/fructose/sorbose family transporter subunit IID, yielding MMENIEAKDDLKGTQSNSTDSKITKKDLLLSWIRWWYANEIPHSYDRMIAPSLLWGLMPILRKLYKKSEDLKEAYKRHLVFYNTQAIWGGGTILGITASLEEARARALEENKGEDVVTPDVINSTKVGLMGPLAGIGDAIDSGTVQYILIGMFLPWAKAGSALGALIPWIAFVALTFTYGFYFTQLGYRLGRAAAIEIVSGKGIRSIIDGLSILGTFMMGILAALYVSVSTPLKWSLSGKEFVLQDILDKILPGLLPLLTVLLVYLYFSKKGLKIIQALLWLVVIFGVLGVIGIL
- a CDS encoding PTS system mannose/fructose/N-acetylgalactosamine-transporter subunit IIB, which produces MGEIVFARVDDRLIHGQVMTKWVKGYNCNSIFIIDNSLANDEFMKQVYMMSASAAHVALKILSTEETITLWKKDKFNGFRVILLYKDIISVKETIANGLPIKKLNIGGIAKSQDRKFIIPSVSLKKEELEILVELADNFGVEVFFQTVPDSKRVDLEDALKLFGLK